A stretch of the Opitutales bacterium genome encodes the following:
- a CDS encoding aldehyde dehydrogenase family protein has protein sequence MNRDSIQKLAKPSILRDRLELLPAWKDMISAHREQLAQCAVDHVRIPVSDALNEIDRCTWLANYLLNEIERMLQAEVRIAPSGRQTLRAIQPMGTVLAVMPWNMPFWKIVRSTLSTWLTGNNVIVKPAGRGFECAKKLEEIFRLTGIPESEFSVQNISHDKVEDMLTYCEVDGLSFTGSTPAGLKLASIAKRQGIHSILEMGGNDAYIVAADADLETAAHTLVRERMSYAGQRCISPKRMIVERAVYPRFTEQVIAELSEMKLGIPEDPKTEIGPLPDKNRVDRMDGFVTESVKQGAHLAYRMPTDGLPDSEPFFAPVVLTDCSETMLPQSREFFGPIVSLFPADDLDGAIALANANSQTLGGGIFTQRAESDLIGILTALKSSMLAVNNVVEAIPEIPFGGRGTSGSGRELGKTGLLAFLEERSIWLS, from the coding sequence ATGAATCGAGATTCAATCCAAAAGCTAGCCAAGCCTTCGATACTGAGAGATCGTCTGGAGCTCCTTCCGGCATGGAAAGACATGATCTCGGCTCACCGCGAACAGCTTGCTCAGTGCGCAGTGGATCACGTGCGCATACCGGTATCAGATGCCCTCAACGAGATCGATCGATGCACTTGGCTTGCGAATTACCTCTTGAATGAGATCGAAAGAATGCTTCAGGCAGAAGTCAGGATAGCACCTTCAGGGAGACAGACACTGCGCGCCATACAGCCGATGGGAACCGTGCTCGCAGTGATGCCCTGGAATATGCCCTTCTGGAAGATCGTTCGCAGCACCCTTTCAACTTGGCTCACAGGAAATAACGTCATCGTTAAACCTGCCGGTCGGGGTTTTGAATGTGCAAAAAAACTCGAGGAGATTTTTCGACTCACCGGCATTCCAGAGTCTGAATTTTCGGTGCAAAACATTTCTCATGATAAGGTCGAGGACATGCTCACCTACTGTGAAGTAGATGGTCTGTCCTTTACGGGCTCTACTCCAGCCGGCCTCAAACTTGCCTCGATTGCGAAGCGGCAAGGAATCCACTCGATATTAGAAATGGGAGGCAATGATGCATACATCGTCGCAGCAGATGCAGACCTCGAAACCGCCGCACACACTCTGGTACGCGAGCGCATGAGCTATGCTGGACAACGATGTATAAGCCCGAAACGCATGATCGTAGAACGCGCTGTATACCCACGTTTCACCGAGCAAGTGATCGCCGAACTGTCAGAGATGAAACTGGGGATACCAGAGGACCCAAAAACAGAAATCGGCCCCCTACCCGACAAAAACCGTGTCGATCGTATGGACGGATTTGTGACTGAAAGCGTCAAGCAGGGCGCTCATTTGGCTTATCGGATGCCTACGGATGGCCTACCCGATTCTGAACCTTTCTTCGCTCCCGTCGTCTTGACAGATTGTAGCGAGACTATGCTCCCTCAAAGTAGGGAGTTTTTCGGACCCATTGTAAGCCTATTTCCAGCGGACGATCTCGATGGCGCGATTGCTCTGGCCAACGCCAACTCTCAGACCCTAGGTGGTGGCATATTTACTCAGCGAGCTGAAAGCGATCTCATAGGCATCTTGACGGCTCTCAAGTCAAGCATGCTCGCAGTGAACAATGTGGTGGAGGCCATCCCCGAGATACCCTTTGGCGGACGCGGGACTTCCGGCTCCGGACGCGAACTAGGAAAAACGGGATTACTCGCATTTCTTGAAGAACGCAGCATCTGGCTGAGTTGA
- a CDS encoding phosphoribosyl-AMP cyclohydrolase yields the protein MNQHEREEDSTLELDFSKLKKVAECGQDLIPAVAQNASTGEVLMVGYANETALNYTRESGLATFWSSSRNELWIKGKTSGDSLHIEDIRVNCEQNSILYLVRPQGKGTCHTKDETGTSRSGCYYRRITDDGSLSHL from the coding sequence ATGAACCAACACGAACGCGAAGAGGACTCGACCCTTGAGCTTGACTTTAGCAAGTTGAAGAAAGTCGCCGAGTGCGGCCAAGATCTGATTCCTGCCGTGGCTCAAAACGCGTCGACTGGCGAAGTCTTGATGGTCGGTTACGCCAACGAGACAGCTCTTAATTATACCAGAGAAAGCGGACTGGCGACATTTTGGAGCAGCTCTCGAAATGAGCTCTGGATCAAAGGCAAAACCTCTGGTGACTCGCTTCACATTGAAGATATTCGTGTAAATTGTGAACAGAACAGCATCCTCTACCTTGTTAGGCCTCAAGGAAAAGGAACCTGCCACACGAAAGACGAGACGGGAACTTCGCGCAGCGGCTGCTACTATCGCCGCATTACCGACGATGGCAGTTTATCACACCTGTAA
- the hemG gene encoding protoporphyrinogen oxidase: MPDPHQLDVAILGAGITGLPAAWKLKEAGRAVRVFEKNRRIGGPIESYRSHGFLFEKGPNTIQVDGQDLLDTFNGLGIGDQLIESNPIANKRYILRDGSPVALPMSPKSLLTTPAFSWKAKGRILAEPFIPGGDASDESLAETVRRRFGQEIVDYAVNSFIAGIYAGSPEEISTRYGFPKIYELEQRHGSLIKGMLRSQKAKRDSEDTFKTRLISFRDGLETLPKAIERQLPNEIELGAHLSQIEHRSGSWSLKTQSGEYSAKHLLVCLPSSGISALPWPKEIATELTPLKTISHPPVTALNLGFARDQISHPLDGFGLLVPEVEPASILGVMFNSTLFPGRAENGQVALTVFVGGSRQPELTQLTDSELESMVISDLQRFLGLSGSPMFNRRVDWPRAIPQYDRNFGTILDTFQSIETSHPGIHFCGHVRDGIALPKCIRSGLNAASRFQLL, from the coding sequence ATGCCTGACCCGCATCAACTTGATGTCGCCATCCTCGGCGCGGGCATTACGGGACTCCCAGCTGCATGGAAGCTCAAAGAAGCGGGTAGAGCAGTCCGGGTGTTCGAGAAAAACAGGCGGATCGGAGGCCCGATCGAAAGTTATAGATCGCATGGCTTTCTTTTCGAGAAAGGGCCCAACACCATCCAAGTCGACGGGCAGGACCTCTTGGATACCTTCAACGGGTTAGGCATTGGGGATCAGCTCATCGAGTCCAACCCAATTGCCAACAAGCGCTATATCCTTCGTGATGGTTCTCCTGTAGCGCTCCCGATGAGCCCAAAAAGTCTCTTAACAACGCCTGCATTCAGTTGGAAAGCCAAAGGGCGCATCCTCGCAGAACCATTTATTCCTGGAGGAGATGCCTCCGATGAAAGCCTGGCTGAGACCGTGCGCCGGCGTTTTGGGCAAGAAATAGTCGATTACGCGGTAAATTCCTTCATCGCAGGAATCTACGCAGGCTCACCTGAGGAAATCTCGACGCGCTACGGTTTTCCAAAGATCTATGAACTCGAGCAGCGGCATGGCTCGCTCATCAAGGGAATGTTGCGAAGTCAGAAGGCAAAGCGAGACAGTGAGGATACTTTCAAAACACGTCTCATTTCATTTCGCGATGGCTTAGAAACACTGCCCAAGGCCATCGAGCGTCAACTCCCCAACGAAATAGAGTTGGGGGCCCATCTCTCTCAAATCGAGCACAGATCAGGATCTTGGTCACTCAAAACCCAATCTGGAGAATACTCAGCCAAGCACCTCTTAGTTTGCCTGCCAAGTAGTGGCATATCAGCGCTCCCGTGGCCAAAGGAAATCGCAACCGAACTCACACCGCTCAAAACAATCAGTCACCCCCCCGTCACGGCTCTGAATCTTGGCTTCGCACGAGATCAAATTAGCCATCCACTCGACGGTTTCGGCTTGTTGGTCCCAGAAGTGGAACCCGCGTCTATCCTTGGCGTCATGTTTAACTCAACCCTCTTTCCCGGACGTGCGGAAAATGGACAGGTAGCGCTGACGGTATTTGTTGGAGGGAGCAGACAGCCCGAGCTCACCCAACTGACCGATTCTGAGTTGGAATCGATGGTGATAAGTGACTTGCAGAGGTTTCTTGGGCTTTCTGGATCACCCATGTTCAATCGGCGTGTCGATTGGCCGCGCGCCATACCTCAATACGATAGAAACTTCGGAACCATTCTGGATACCTTTCAATCGATAGAAACATCACATCCGGGGATTCATTTTTGTGGGCATGTCCGCGACGGCATCGCTCTACCCAAGTGCATCCGTTCCGGACTCAATGCTGCCTCACGCTTTCAACTCCTTTGA
- a CDS encoding fatty acid desaturase, producing the protein MSHTTGLPERNEWRKIVAPYQKSSALRSGFQVVNSIGPYLALTAFNFWLAPQAPLLAALLAVLTAGFMVRIFIIQHDCGHGSFLKKKRSADMLGFLCGLITFTPYLYWRRSHNAHHASSGNLSSRGIGDIKTATIKEYESYSLARRIWYKVYRNPLFLFVIGAPFQFLILHRLPDAHSVDWHKERRELFVHNLILLTIVTALLINFGFATTFLAYFLPMWVAAAVGSWLFYVQHQYEDAYWEHNDDWNYTEAAIKGSSMYKLPKILQWFSGNIGYHHVHHLTPKIPNYLLEQCHNNHKMFEEAPTLTILSSIKCAFLSLWDEDRKRLISFSEYRRMRAEHAA; encoded by the coding sequence ATGTCACACACTACTGGACTGCCCGAGCGCAATGAATGGCGCAAAATTGTTGCCCCATACCAAAAATCTTCAGCACTGCGCAGCGGATTTCAGGTCGTCAATTCGATCGGCCCATATCTCGCCCTCACTGCATTCAATTTTTGGCTAGCACCCCAGGCGCCACTCCTTGCAGCACTCCTCGCGGTGCTCACTGCCGGCTTCATGGTGCGCATTTTCATTATTCAACATGATTGCGGACACGGATCCTTCCTCAAAAAAAAGCGCTCGGCTGACATGCTCGGCTTTCTGTGTGGACTCATCACCTTTACCCCCTACCTCTATTGGCGCCGCAGCCACAACGCCCACCATGCATCGAGCGGCAACCTATCTAGCCGTGGCATTGGCGATATAAAAACAGCCACCATCAAGGAATACGAGAGTTACTCATTAGCCCGCCGCATTTGGTATAAGGTCTATCGTAACCCGCTGTTCCTCTTTGTTATCGGAGCGCCCTTCCAATTCCTCATCCTGCACCGCCTCCCCGACGCTCACTCGGTAGACTGGCACAAGGAACGTCGTGAATTATTCGTGCACAACCTGATCCTCCTAACCATCGTCACGGCACTACTCATCAACTTTGGCTTCGCTACCACCTTCCTCGCCTATTTCCTCCCCATGTGGGTCGCTGCAGCTGTGGGATCATGGCTCTTTTACGTTCAGCATCAATACGAAGACGCTTACTGGGAGCACAACGACGACTGGAACTACACCGAGGCAGCCATCAAGGGATCTTCCATGTATAAGCTGCCAAAGATCCTTCAGTGGTTCTCTGGAAATATTGGTTACCACCATGTGCACCACCTGACTCCTAAGATCCCTAACTACCTACTGGAGCAGTGTCACAATAATCACAAAATGTTCGAGGAAGCACCAACCCTCACCATCTTAAGCAGTATAAAATGCGCCTTTCTTTCACTCTGGGATGAAGACCGAAAGCGACTCATTTCCTTCAGTGAGTATCGCCGCATGCGCGCCGAACACGCAGCATAG
- the hemF gene encoding oxygen-dependent coproporphyrinogen oxidase: MLQTSSQAEAMRAFLLEFQDRLCEQLIEADGGEHAFIEDAWDRPQGGGGRTRVIADAGVFEKGGVNFSDVAGDKLPPSATANRPEIAGSAFRAMGVSLVLHPRNPYIPTSHMNVRYFESISQTGAPVWWFGGGFDCTPYYGFKEDAVHWHQQAQAACLPFGDALYPRFKKWCDDYFHIKHRNEARGVGGLFYDDFDEGGFDHAFAFTQSVAEHYAKAYIPIIERRKDVPYGQRELDFQHYRRGRYVEFNLVYDRGTIFGLQSGGRTESILMSLPKHVSWQYQWEPDIGTPEAALYTDFLPVRDWLTP; encoded by the coding sequence ATGCTGCAAACATCGTCCCAAGCCGAGGCCATGCGCGCCTTCTTACTCGAATTTCAAGATCGGCTCTGTGAGCAACTCATAGAAGCAGATGGCGGTGAGCACGCTTTTATTGAAGATGCATGGGATCGCCCTCAAGGCGGTGGCGGACGCACGCGTGTGATCGCCGATGCAGGCGTGTTTGAGAAAGGTGGGGTCAATTTCTCGGATGTAGCCGGAGACAAACTTCCACCGAGCGCCACTGCAAATCGTCCTGAAATCGCCGGAAGCGCTTTTCGAGCGATGGGGGTCTCGCTGGTCTTGCACCCACGGAACCCTTACATCCCGACTTCGCACATGAACGTGCGATACTTTGAATCAATCTCTCAAACAGGCGCACCCGTTTGGTGGTTTGGAGGCGGGTTCGATTGCACGCCTTATTATGGATTTAAGGAAGACGCAGTGCACTGGCATCAACAAGCCCAGGCCGCCTGCCTGCCTTTTGGAGACGCACTCTATCCGCGCTTCAAAAAATGGTGTGATGACTACTTCCATATTAAACATCGCAATGAAGCACGCGGGGTTGGTGGTCTTTTTTATGACGACTTCGACGAAGGCGGTTTTGACCATGCATTTGCTTTTACTCAAAGCGTCGCTGAGCACTACGCCAAAGCCTATATTCCCATCATTGAGCGCAGGAAGGATGTCCCCTATGGCCAGCGCGAGTTGGACTTTCAACACTACCGCCGAGGACGCTACGTAGAGTTTAATCTAGTTTATGATCGAGGCACGATCTTCGGCTTACAGTCTGGAGGACGCACAGAATCCATCCTCATGTCACTGCCGAAGCATGTGAGCTGGCAATACCAGTGGGAACCCGACATCGGAACGCCTGAAGCAGCGCTCTACACAGATTTCCTTCCCGTGCGAGACTGGCTAACCCCTTAG
- the ppk1 gene encoding polyphosphate kinase 1, with translation MSDNRPAPKMTSNRRPQSESIPAPANAEMPTESSARIPFFNRELSWLAFNRRVLEQAENTDYPLCERMKFLAFVTSNLDEFFEIRVSGIMQQIESGVSEKGPDNLGPREQLRRINTLVTKLVKDQYGAWMDDIIPSFAEERIFFRDIDGLSEAGQSWVKHYFEEQVYPVLTPLAIDPTHPFPQLANKSLNILVGLKDTRRKRGPQLMAIIPVPRILPRVVRIEGHENAEETVFVFISDIIRKHAGTLFPGYEINGAYAFRITRNSDLYIDEEEVDNLLLKIEEELYNIRKGDAVRLEIREGIDEGLLQQLLKALNLGPEHTYFIRGNINLTRLMAVYDEIDRPDLKFPPFYPRMPKALQGHKPIFAQIRERDIFLHHPFDSFSPVVDFVEQAAKDPTVFAIKQTLYRTSGDSPIVNALKEASLNGKQVTVLVELKARFDEANNIAWARQLEEVGVHVVYGLTGLKTHCKTSLVVRREGEHMRRYCHLGTGNYNPKTAKLYTDCSMFTARQDITREVHDLFNTLTGFSSEPTFNTLLCAPFNFHSGIQKLIKKEAANAKAGKPARIWAKCNSLIDSKTIENLYEASQAGVQIDLVVRGICGLVPGLPGVSDNIHVTSILGRYLEHTRIYYFENGNDDAVYLMGSGDWMPRNFFRRIEAIFPVEDPKIRESLDHLIEVYMKDNVQTKVLKSNGSYSRKIRAKGELSFCAQSYFEAEAQGPEPIVSVPSEVLPETS, from the coding sequence ATGTCCGACAACCGCCCAGCTCCAAAGATGACCTCCAATCGCCGCCCGCAAAGTGAAAGCATCCCCGCGCCGGCCAACGCGGAGATGCCTACCGAGAGCAGTGCGCGGATTCCTTTCTTCAACCGTGAGCTCAGTTGGCTCGCATTCAACCGGCGGGTATTAGAGCAGGCGGAAAACACAGACTATCCCTTGTGCGAACGGATGAAGTTTCTCGCTTTCGTGACGTCGAACTTGGACGAATTTTTTGAAATCCGTGTCTCTGGGATCATGCAGCAGATAGAGAGTGGCGTGAGTGAAAAAGGCCCGGACAACTTGGGGCCCCGCGAGCAACTCAGGCGAATCAATACCTTGGTTACCAAGCTTGTGAAGGATCAGTATGGAGCTTGGATGGACGATATTATCCCCTCCTTCGCTGAGGAACGCATCTTTTTCCGAGACATCGACGGACTCAGCGAAGCGGGCCAATCTTGGGTAAAGCATTATTTTGAAGAGCAAGTCTACCCCGTACTGACGCCCCTGGCCATCGACCCCACTCACCCGTTTCCTCAACTGGCCAATAAATCTCTCAACATCTTAGTAGGGCTCAAAGACACACGCCGCAAACGTGGCCCACAACTCATGGCCATCATCCCTGTGCCGCGTATTCTTCCCAGGGTGGTACGCATCGAAGGTCACGAGAATGCCGAAGAAACCGTGTTTGTTTTCATCTCCGATATTATCCGAAAACATGCCGGCACTCTATTCCCTGGCTACGAAATAAATGGCGCCTACGCATTCCGCATTACGCGTAATTCGGACCTCTACATCGATGAAGAAGAGGTCGACAACTTGCTCCTGAAAATCGAAGAAGAACTCTACAATATTCGAAAGGGAGATGCAGTACGCTTGGAGATTCGCGAAGGAATTGATGAGGGACTGTTACAACAATTGTTGAAGGCACTCAATTTGGGTCCTGAACATACTTACTTCATTCGAGGAAATATTAATCTCACGCGCCTTATGGCGGTTTACGATGAGATCGATCGACCCGATCTCAAATTTCCCCCATTTTACCCCCGTATGCCCAAGGCGTTGCAGGGGCATAAGCCTATTTTTGCTCAAATCCGCGAACGCGATATATTTCTACATCACCCCTTCGACAGCTTTTCACCTGTTGTGGATTTCGTCGAACAAGCGGCAAAGGACCCTACCGTCTTTGCCATCAAGCAAACGCTCTACCGCACTAGCGGGGACTCCCCCATCGTCAATGCCCTCAAGGAGGCATCTCTCAATGGCAAGCAAGTGACCGTCTTGGTGGAACTCAAAGCCCGTTTCGATGAAGCCAACAATATAGCGTGGGCCCGACAACTTGAAGAAGTCGGCGTGCACGTCGTTTACGGCCTTACCGGCCTCAAGACACATTGCAAAACTTCCTTGGTGGTCCGCCGAGAAGGTGAGCACATGCGTCGTTACTGTCACCTCGGCACGGGCAACTACAATCCGAAGACAGCTAAGCTTTATACAGATTGCTCCATGTTTACTGCTCGACAAGACATCACCCGCGAGGTGCATGATCTATTCAATACTCTTACCGGCTTCAGCAGTGAACCAACCTTTAATACCCTGCTCTGCGCTCCCTTTAATTTCCACAGCGGCATCCAAAAGCTAATCAAGAAAGAGGCGGCCAATGCCAAAGCCGGCAAACCCGCGCGTATTTGGGCAAAATGTAATAGCCTCATCGACTCTAAGACGATCGAGAACCTCTACGAAGCATCGCAAGCCGGGGTTCAAATAGACTTGGTGGTCCGAGGCATCTGTGGACTCGTTCCAGGCCTCCCTGGAGTCAGCGATAATATCCATGTCACCTCAATTCTTGGTCGCTATCTTGAACATACACGCATCTATTACTTTGAAAATGGTAACGACGACGCTGTCTACTTGATGGGCAGTGGCGATTGGATGCCCCGCAACTTCTTCCGTCGTATCGAAGCCATTTTTCCTGTCGAAGATCCAAAGATTCGCGAGAGCCTGGACCATCTCATCGAAGTCTACATGAAAGACAATGTTCAGACCAAGGTCCTGAAATCAAACGGCTCCTACTCGCGAAAGATCCGCGCCAAGGGCGAATTAAGTTTTTGCGCTCAATCCTATTTTGAAGCCGAAGCGCAGGGTCCAGAGCCCATTGTTTCTGTACCTTCAGAGGTTCTACCCGAAACTTCTTAG
- the hemE gene encoding uroporphyrinogen decarboxylase: MNSRQRFLNALSHQPVDRPPVWVMRQAGRYLPEYRALKEKYSFLELVKSPEMAEEVTIQPLRRFPLDAAIIFSDILVIPEALGVPYSFREQGGISIDRQITSSDDVRSLDSSEISQKLNYVAEALKRVRNSIGEEKTLLGFGGSPWTLAAYMLEGGSSNNWHAAKAFFVTQRDAYEQLMHTIVEATVDYFKMQVAAGVDAIQIFDSWGAACPGHWYEAMSLRWIREIIAGLEGLVPIIVYAKGMAHHHESIAQTGAQALSVDWSVPIHELKATVGDRLVLQGNLDPSVLDTTPEITRNAVHEILTNMAPHTGYIFNLGHGIHPTAKIANMEALVNTVVDFPS; the protein is encoded by the coding sequence GTGAATTCCCGACAACGCTTTCTTAATGCCCTGAGCCATCAACCCGTCGACCGCCCACCGGTTTGGGTGATGCGTCAAGCCGGGCGATACTTGCCTGAGTATCGCGCGCTCAAAGAAAAATATTCGTTCCTCGAGCTCGTAAAGAGCCCCGAGATGGCAGAGGAAGTGACCATCCAGCCCTTACGACGCTTCCCCCTAGATGCAGCCATTATCTTTAGTGATATTCTCGTGATACCGGAGGCCCTCGGGGTGCCCTATTCGTTCCGCGAGCAGGGGGGCATCTCGATCGATCGTCAGATTACAAGTAGCGATGATGTACGCAGTCTCGACTCCTCTGAAATCTCCCAAAAGCTGAACTATGTCGCCGAAGCGCTCAAACGTGTCAGGAACTCGATTGGCGAGGAAAAAACCTTGTTGGGCTTTGGGGGCAGTCCATGGACACTCGCAGCTTATATGCTCGAAGGCGGCTCATCGAATAACTGGCATGCCGCCAAGGCCTTCTTTGTAACGCAGCGTGACGCCTATGAACAGCTCATGCACACCATCGTCGAAGCGACTGTAGACTACTTCAAAATGCAGGTCGCGGCAGGCGTGGATGCCATTCAAATCTTCGATTCCTGGGGTGCGGCTTGTCCCGGACACTGGTATGAAGCCATGTCCTTACGCTGGATTCGGGAAATTATCGCGGGCCTTGAAGGACTCGTTCCGATCATCGTCTACGCGAAAGGCATGGCCCATCATCATGAATCAATCGCTCAAACTGGGGCTCAAGCCCTATCGGTGGATTGGTCTGTGCCGATCCATGAGCTGAAAGCAACAGTCGGAGACCGTCTTGTGCTTCAGGGAAATCTAGATCCTTCAGTACTCGATACCACCCCGGAGATCACCCGCAATGCCGTGCACGAAATTTTGACAAATATGGCTCCCCACACTGGATACATATTCAATCTTGGCCATGGCATTCATCCCACCGCTAAGATCGCCAATATGGAAGCTCTCGTGAATACCGTCGTGGATTTCCCCTCATGA
- a CDS encoding phosphopantothenoylcysteine decarboxylase: MDTTPLESRRVLLGVTGSIAAYKVADLVSQLVKLGALVDVVMTESATRIIAPITLQTLSRRPVSVDLWEEGNGWQPGHIELADAADIMVVAPATANSLAQFTHGLAPDLLSNIYLATPAPVILAPAMNGKMLHHPATQGNLKVLRERGHHVVEPVPGMLACGYEGDGKLAPVESILDKIVEILPGN; this comes from the coding sequence ATGGATACTACGCCTTTAGAGAGTCGCCGGGTGCTACTAGGCGTCACGGGTTCGATTGCAGCTTACAAAGTGGCAGACTTGGTAAGTCAGCTCGTCAAGCTGGGGGCTTTGGTTGATGTGGTAATGACAGAATCGGCTACCCGGATCATCGCTCCAATCACGTTGCAGACATTGTCTCGCCGTCCAGTATCGGTAGATCTCTGGGAAGAGGGCAATGGATGGCAGCCAGGGCATATTGAGCTGGCGGATGCCGCGGACATCATGGTGGTCGCCCCGGCTACCGCAAACTCGCTGGCTCAGTTCACCCATGGTTTAGCACCCGATCTGCTGAGTAACATTTACCTAGCGACACCGGCACCTGTGATTTTGGCACCCGCCATGAACGGTAAGATGCTTCATCATCCGGCAACTCAGGGAAACCTAAAAGTTCTCAGGGAGCGCGGTCATCATGTGGTGGAACCTGTTCCCGGAATGTTAGCTTGCGGCTATGAAGGAGATGGGAAGCTAGCTCCCGTTGAGTCGATTCTGGACAAGATCGTCGAGATCCTACCGGGGAATTAG